Genomic segment of Drosophila ananassae strain 14024-0371.13 chromosome 2L, ASM1763931v2, whole genome shotgun sequence:
GCTCATCGAACAGATCAAATGGAGGCTGCAGGATATACACATATACCATacaaatttatgtttttttattcgATATTCAGCTTGTGATTtgcaattatttaataaatccGGATAGAGTTAATATAAATCTACACACGCATATATGATTAACAATAAAAAGATGTTTATACACGTAAAAAGAGAGTCAATTTTAAAGCTTAAGCTTGATGTTGTCTGTGGTCCAACGTTTGCTTTGTAGTGATTTCAGTGCGTTCTCACAGTAGAACTGCTCCTCGGACCGGTCGGGTAGAGTATCCTTCAGCTGCTGCAgttcctgctgctgctttAGCCCTGCCATAGCGTCAATCACAGCTTTGATGCACTTCACACGCTGCGCCAGCGCCAGTTTCTCCACACTGTTGCCCATTTTCGAAAGGAACAACTGCAGCACTGTTGATGGAGCTTGCAGTTCATACAGCCGTATTACAGCCAGCGCCAGATCAAAGCTGATGTGAAACTGTTTGGATTTAAGTGGGTGCCAACTGGGCACGCGCTCGAATATGCACTCCAAGTCTGCATAGGCCTGGGCCTGAGCTCGTTCGTTCAGCGCCGTCCACTCATACTGGGCTGGCGAGATTTGCTGATCAGCAGCGAACCGTTGCGGGGACAGGGGTTTTGACATGTCCTGCTCCTTCCAGTTGTTATTCGCTTGGCAGCAGGCGTAGAGTACCTCGATGGGCGTGGGCCTTTCGCCAAGGGTTTTTCTTAATCCGTTCTCCTTTTCCAACAGCTTCTCCATATTTAGAGCCGAGTGGAATATCTGCTCGTAAAGCGGGATAATGCCCACTCCAGCCGTGGCATAGGCTTCTACTAAACGCTGGAGCTGGTTTTTCTTGGTGTTTGCATCTTTGCAGGATAGGGCTGCCTCAAACTGTTTAAGAGCTGCCTCCTGGTGTCGACCGAAGCGTTGCAGTAAGTCTATGTGGCTACTCAGATCTCCGCTTTCACGCAAGTAGCTGAGATACTGCTCTAAAGCTTTTGGTCGCTCTCGCAGGATGCCATGAAATTGTTGCGTATGCAGGGTTCTCTTGAGAAAAAGTAGCACTGCTATCACTGCATGCCCTCCTTGAGCCAGAACAGTGTCCAGCAATTGTTGTTTCTCGTGCAGGGATTTAAACATCTCCAGTGGCGCAGGTTTTCCCTGCATCAGTTTCTGGGCAGTGGCCTCCAAATTGGGGCTATACAGAGTGCTCTGGAGCTGGCGGCGAAGCATCTTGAGTTCTTCTTCAGGCGAAACTCCTTTGGGGAGGACCCGGTCATCGAGCGCCTGCTCTTGGAGCACCAGTTTCAGAGCCTCCTCGCTAAGCAAGGACTTAATAGAGAGATTAAGAGTGGCGCTGTTATCGAAACTGGCTTCCGAAATGGTATCGTCCGCTAGAATGCCATTGCTGACCAACTCCGGACTAAGATCCACCTCATCCTCATCGTCGAAGCTAAAGGCAGCTCTTGATGACCGATTCCAATAACTCTCTGTGTCCAGTTGATAGTCCATTGGTTGTTGTTAATTATTGCAGGAAAAGCTTGGATTCCATAATCAAAATACTGAAAGCGTTTgtatctttaaatttatttaacagaAATGGATAAGATTAGTTATAAAAACAACCTGATGCTCCcaattttataatttgctTTGTTTTGGTCGCAGTGGAGTGTGCCCGTTGCCCTTTTTTCTCTTAAACGCCACTTGGAAATAAAACCTCGTTCTTTTATCGATCCACCTGTGAAAGCGATATCTTTTCAATAAACATTCGATTCTTTGGAAGActatcttaaaaatatcttaaaatGTATCTATTAATCTGCACCAGAGAATATGGGGATGGCGCAGGGAAGGACCAAACGCCCCGTAGCAGAGgtcatatcttggccaatgaATATTCCATTCTTACCTTAATacgaataccttaaacgaattgtggatcgattctccatcaatttgcatataaatctagaaataatatattttaaagatatttaGTCAAATTTTCTGTGCCTTCAAAATGCTGAAAAAGGCACAGGCCGACCATATAGTCTCTAGCAATAGCTATATTCCATATAAATATTCcatatattctatataatagccaatttccatccgattctggGCGGAATCAATTTGAAGATGGAAGATGGATATTAACTTTCATTTATTTAAGGACCCATTTGCTAACACTTAAATGtgaaaacataaataaaatatgtctTTGTTTAATAAGATTATGGATACCTATAACATTATGGAAGtcattatatttttgtttttaatttataatatcAGCCATATAACTGTACAATATAATCCGACATATAGTTGCCAGGGTGTCTAAGCTTACGATGTTTGTAAAACAACTTACAATATCGATAATTTTGAAAGGAAAACgtgatttttttcaaaatataaatttcaaaatgtaaACAATCATTTTTCCGTTGCCTACTTTTAAGGGCACAATGAAGTGGATTAGCAATGAAGAGTAAAATTTTACCGTTGTTTTGGATATAAAAACATTGCTGAAGACTTTATTATTTGGGAGCaattcaattaataaattaaaaacattaatttaaaaaatagcgccttcctcctcgattctcaaaGGTTGTACTTAAGCAAGcctgaaaaatgaaaataatttctttttttttttataaatttgttcTTAATTTTGTCTCTTGTTTTTGTAgttgttcttgtttttgtaatatttgttgtagttgttgttgcttttgtacattttctttacatttttttgcaattttttttgtgttttatatttttttttattaattaatatttttgtacgttaaaaataaaacattaacAGGCCTTTAACAGGTGTCCCTGCCATGTAGCCAACCCTTTTGCGCAATTCCCTCCATAAATCTCCTATATACAAATAAGgaattccgctcaagaatcgaaaTAAATATCTTAAGATACAGCCAGTGAGGCCtaaaagaattaaataaattaatgagATTAGAACGAAGACCATATATGGCGTGATTGCACCAATGCCATTGGTGACGGCCATCAAAGTGCCCTTATAGTTGGCTCTCCCAGAAGACCCATGCAGATGGTAAAGACAACAACGACAAGGACACGATCACAGCAGATGGAGGAGGGCGCCCACCATTAAAATGTCCGGACCAAGGGATGCGACGACGTATAGCTGTAGCACCGAAAAGTCTTCAAGAGAGAGTAAGTTATACACTAGATATCCACAAAAAGCAGTGAAAATTACTAACAAAGATCACTAATGACCATGCAGATGGTGAAGACAACGACGACAAGGACACGATCACAGCCGATGGACGAGGGGGCCCACCATGACAACTGCCGGACCAAGGGATGCATCGACGGCTAGCTGTAGCACCGGAAAGCCTGCAAGAAAGAGTAAGTTATATACAAGATATCCACGTTTAAGGTTTTCCGCTTAGCAATCGGATATATATGGGCCCAGATATGGCCTACGCTGTGGGCCGTTTTGTCCTTCCCTGTGCCATCCCCATTTTTGAAGGGAATCCCCATTTTTTTTGATAGCACATCCCCTGTGCTATCCCCAggaaattttgcaaaaagTCCAAAATAAATTTCCACCATTAAAATGTCGTTTCTAAATTTTTATGCTGATTAaaggagaatcgatccacgattcgtttaaggtattccgcttaggaATCGGATAtctattggccaagatatggcctacGCTGTAGGCCGTTTTGTCCTTCCCTGTGCTATCCccatttttgaagggtatccaccacaaaattttacaaaaagtgcaaaaaaatttagtttttaaatttttatgttgattaaaggagaatcgatccacgattcgtttaaggtattccgcttaggaATCGGATAtctattggccaagatatggcctacGCTGTAGACCGTTTTGTCCTTCCCTGTGCTATCCccatttttgaagggtatccactacaaaattttacaaaaaatgcaaaaaatatttcgtgtctagattttaatgcagaatgatggagaatccatccacgattcgtttaaggtattccgcttaggaATCGGATAtctattggccaagatatggcctacGCTGTGGGCCATTTCGTCCTTCCCTGTGCCATCCccatttttgaagggtatccactacaaaattttacaaaaaatgcaaaaaatatttcgtttctagattttaatgcagaatgatggagaatctatccacgATTCggttaaggtattccgcttatgAATCGGATAtctattggccaagatatggcctacGCTGTGGGCCATTTCGTCCTTCCCTGTGCCATCCccatttttgaagggtatccactacaaaattttacaaaaaatgcaaaaaatatttcgtttctagattttaatgcagaatgatggagaatctatccacgATTCggttaaggtattccgcttaggaATCGGATAtctattggccaagatatagccaccgTGTTGGCCGTTTCGTCTTTCCCTGTGCCATCCccatttttgaagggtatccactaaataattttacaaaaaatgcaaaaaatatttcgtttctagattttaatgcagaatgatggagaatccatCCACGATTCGTTTAGGGTATTCCGCTTAGGAATCGGATAtctattggccaagatatggcctacGCTGTGGGCCATTTCGTCCTTCCCTGTGCCATCCccatttttgaagggtatccactacaaaattttacaaaaaatgcaaaaaatatttcgtttctagattttaatgcagaatgatggagaatctatccacaattcgtttcaggtattccgcttaggaATCGGATATCTATTGGCCTACGCTGTAGGCCGTTTTGTCCTTCCCTGTGCCATGCCCATTTTTGAAGTGTGTCCCCCAGAAAACTGTACAAAAactcaaattttttatatttaacatgTTTTATGTATGCAAAGTTGTATTAACCCATGAAGACAAAGTCTCAAGTCGGGAATAAACACCAGGCTTGTTGGGCTGGGCGCATCCCACGCCCCAGGAGACAATGCCAATCAGCTCTTCTTGGAAAACCAGTGGACCGCCGGAGTCCATTTGACACGCATCCGTTCCACCTTCGATGTAACCAGCACATATCATCCGATCAGTcactttttttccaaataattttataCACTTATTTTGACTAACAATTGGTACTCGGGCATATCGTAACTTTTCGGAACTTTGACCATTGCTACTTGTGAAGCCCCATCCGGCGATCGTAGCAAATTTTCCATCGGCAACTTTTTTTGAACTTATTTTGATAGGCTTTATCTGCAGACAAAAATGAGTAAAGTTACTCCTTAGTAGTATACTCAATATTTAACCTGACCTTCCTGGAGTAAGTGATAGCATTGGTTAGACGCAGGAGGCCAATATCATAGTCCATTGTCTTGGCCGACCACTTTTCATGGTGATAAATTGCGGCAACCGAGAATAATTTTCCATCTTTTGGATCGCGTGTGGTTCCACCAGCTTTGACTTTCAGCAAACGCCGCGAAACTCCGGCCAGGCAATGGGCCGCCGTTAAAATGGTTCGGTTATTTATTATTGAGCCGCCGCAGTGGTGGATTCCATATAATTGTATAGATACTATATACGGGATTGTGGCTATATCCGCTGGAAATCCACCAACTATTCGGGGATCTATACGATCTTCGAGGCTTTGGCGAACGGCgagtagaaaaaaaataaatatccaCATTAATTTGTACATCGTTCGTACTTGGccaagaaagaaagaaagaatcTCGAAAAATAGGAATGCGTTGCTTTTAAAAACACACGCTTAAGTACAGAAGAACGTGGAAAATAATGAGCCTACATTGCGATAAGTGTgcattattttgtaattaggAATTATCTCTTAAGTGACCGTAGAAGAAGATATAAAGCAGGCCGGGAACTAAACGTTCGTGTAGCAAGTGATTAAGAAGCTTACTAATTATGGTTCAGAAGCCAGCTGAGTGAATTTTTATGAAAGCAAAACCGCCTCTTTGAATGTGGAGGTAATATATTTCAACCAATTTACAAAATAAACCGTTACATAATAATGTACAAAAGGTTTTTTGAAGGAACAAGTGTTAGAAACAAGTGTTTTgattggaaaaaaatattttacaagtttaaacatttaacaaaattaatgaatctAATTTGTGCTCCATTTATACATATTTTGTATCCCATAAAAATAATGCTTTATTTGGGCCAGATCTTTGGAATCTCCCGTGATTCATTCAATAAACGCTAAAACGGACTTTCTTTGGTCTACTTATTATTCATTTTGACGCTTGGCGACTATTTCATCTCTTTTAGTAGCATAAATGGCCAAAATCTCGTCCGTATACCTTTATTGTTTATCCAATTTGTTATCAAAGCACGACCCGTTTGTTAAAAACGGACTCCAAAACTGATTTGCATTTGCTTGACCCATAAATTTGGAAATCAAACACCGTTTGATGGGCTATTCTAGGTTTACATACCAAACTCCATTTGAAAGAGCTGtgccgcagcagcaacacaaaTCTTGGCTCTGCCTTGCCAATAAAGTGGGCTATTCAAGTTTCACAGATCACACTGGGAAGATTGGACGATAAGACGACCAATGATCTGTCTGTCTGGGCGTTTGAAATTGGGTAAAAGTAAACATTGAAAAGTAAGCCCACACGAATTGTTTCGGTAGATTTAATTTAAGCCGATTAGGCGTGTGCGTCTAGAATAGGAGAAAATGGGTAGGAAACGATTTCACATGTTTACAACACCGGTACTATTAGTGAAAGTGAAAAAGTTAAAACGCAACGCGACAGTTAAGAAGAAAAACCCATTACTATAATACGCCCAAGTTTTGAGTTTCATACATTAAAAGGCCCATAAGAAAATGAATAGAGCTTGTGCGGCGGAAACTTAGTCGAAATACTATGTAGTTACCATCTAGTTGATGTTATTAACAGGCGAAGAGAGCAGAGCACGGAAAGAGAGAGAACAGGTGCACATTGTTCTCGATCGTTGACCGCTATTACACCTCCCCATGAACGATATAGCCCCTGGTTGCATCCCCAACAAGTTTGAGTTCGACTCTTTACGTGTGTAGAGATCGTTCCGTACAGGTGATACGGGCCGAGCACCGCGTATTTACCTTTCCATGCCAacaatttctttttgtttgAGATTCTCGTTTGAGGCCCGAAGCATCCAGCCCATTGCTGGCGACTTTCTTTTGTAAGAATTCCATGTTCGGCCGTCTTTCCGTCCCAATCTCTCCAGTTCTCTCCAACGTCTTGCAGGTTGTGCGCTCCACCGAAAGACAACAaacctgcctgcctgcctgcctgcctgctgGAGCTCGCCAGCTCCTCCAGAACTTCTTTATCTAATTTTTATAACAAGTCACTCGGTGGCATTGAAGTCTTCAGTTCTGCGG
This window contains:
- the LOC116655783 gene encoding trypsin-1; the protein is MYKLMWIFIFFLLAVRQSLEDRIDPRIVGGFPADIATIPYIVSIQLYGIHHCGGSIINNRTILTAAHCLAGVSRRLLKVKAGGTTRDPKDGKLFSVAAIYHHEKWSAKTMDYDIGLLRLTNAITYSRKIKPIKISSKKVADGKFATIAGWGFTSSNGQSSEKLRYARVPIVSQNKCIKLFGKKVTDRMICAGYIEGGTDACQMDSGGPLVFQEELIGIVSWGVGCAQPNKPGVYSRLETLSSWVNTTLHT
- the LOC6499121 gene encoding vacuolar protein sorting-associated protein 16B codes for the protein MDYQLDTESYWNRSSRAAFSFDDEDEVDLSPELVSNGILADDTISEASFDNSATLNLSIKSLLSEEALKLVLQEQALDDRVLPKGVSPEEELKMLRRQLQSTLYSPNLEATAQKLMQGKPAPLEMFKSLHEKQQLLDTVLAQGGHAVIAVLLFLKRTLHTQQFHGILRERPKALEQYLSYLRESGDLSSHIDLLQRFGRHQEAALKQFEAALSCKDANTKKNQLQRLVEAYATAGVGIIPLYEQIFHSALNMEKLLEKENGLRKTLGERPTPIEVLYACCQANNNWKEQDMSKPLSPQRFAADQQISPAQYEWTALNERAQAQAYADLECIFERVPSWHPLKSKQFHISFDLALAVIRLYELQAPSTVLQLFLSKMGNSVEKLALAQRVKCIKAVIDAMAGLKQQQELQQLKDTLPDRSEEQFYCENALKSLQSKRWTTDNIKLKL